In Pontibacillus yanchengensis, the following are encoded in one genomic region:
- a CDS encoding GNAT family N-acetyltransferase, protein MCNKLNFEINDINKAEIEINIMNSNPSYNLVSKNKSTIKLQDIHSEYEESNKLNTTRLLIKQDDDYIGLVDYCLNNPSDNFPWISLFVIHKEFQGRGYSIEAYKEFEKLIRKKNKEKIRLAVHKENETGVRFWGKFGYTKFKEVLFEGKPHLCLEKELN, encoded by the coding sequence ATGTGTAATAAGCTGAATTTTGAAATCAATGATATCAATAAGGCAGAGATCGAAATAAATATTATGAACTCAAACCCATCTTATAATCTTGTTTCAAAAAATAAAAGCACAATAAAACTCCAAGATATCCATTCAGAATATGAAGAGTCCAATAAATTAAATACTACACGCTTATTAATAAAACAGGATGACGACTATATTGGTTTAGTTGACTATTGCTTAAATAATCCTTCAGATAATTTTCCTTGGATAAGCTTGTTTGTGATTCACAAAGAGTTTCAAGGACGAGGGTATTCAATCGAAGCATATAAGGAATTTGAAAAACTTATAAGAAAGAAAAATAAAGAAAAAATACGGTTAGCTGTTCATAAAGAAAATGAAACAGGGGTAAGGTTTTGGGGGAAATTTGGCTACACCAAGTTCAAGGAAGTATTATTTGAAGGTAAACCTCACTTATGCTTGGAAAAAGAATTAAATTAG
- a CDS encoding reverse transcriptase domain-containing protein → MSTLRNWDYYNMTETFTELHEKASQGNSFSHLYDSIISKENILLAFRMIKTNKGSKTPGTDGKTIADMKKLSENELVTEVRAKLKNYHPKKVRREWIEKENGKWRPLGIPCILDRIIQQSFKQILEPIVEARFFKHSYGFRPLRSAHHAMARIQYLINQAQFHFVVDVDIKSFFDNVNHTRLNKQLWNIGIQDRRVLACISKMLKSEIDGEGVPDKGSPQGGILSPLLSNVVLNDLDQWVSGQWETFPLHKPYSSDDARRRARKTTNLKHGYLVRYADDCAPRRRGA, encoded by the coding sequence GTGTCAACGCTGCGAAACTGGGATTATTACAATATGACGGAGACGTTTACAGAATTACATGAAAAAGCGAGCCAAGGAAATAGCTTTTCTCATCTATATGATTCCATCATATCGAAAGAAAATATCCTGCTCGCTTTTCGCATGATTAAGACAAACAAAGGTTCCAAAACACCAGGGACAGATGGGAAAACCATCGCCGATATGAAAAAGTTATCGGAAAATGAACTGGTAACAGAAGTGAGGGCCAAACTTAAGAACTATCACCCGAAGAAAGTTCGTAGGGAATGGATTGAAAAAGAAAACGGGAAATGGAGACCTCTCGGGATTCCATGTATCTTGGATAGAATCATCCAACAAAGTTTTAAACAAATCCTTGAACCCATCGTAGAAGCACGATTTTTCAAGCATAGTTACGGGTTCAGACCTCTACGGTCTGCTCATCATGCTATGGCTAGGATACAATATTTAATTAACCAAGCGCAATTTCATTTTGTAGTCGATGTAGATATTAAAAGTTTCTTCGATAATGTAAATCACACTCGATTAAACAAACAACTTTGGAATATCGGCATACAAGATAGAAGAGTCTTAGCTTGTATCTCAAAGATGTTAAAGTCTGAAATCGATGGAGAAGGTGTTCCTGATAAAGGCTCACCGCAAGGTGGTATTCTATCGCCTCTGCTCTCGAATGTCGTGTTAAATGACTTGGACCAGTGGGTCTCAGGACAATGGGAGACGTTTCCCTTACACAAACCTTACAGCTCAGATGACGCTAGACGACGTGCTAGAAAAACTACCAATCTTAAACATGGCTACCTTGTGAGATATGCCGATGATTGTGCGCCACGAAGGCGCGGCGCGTAA